GCTTCACCATCTCGATGTAGCTGACCCAGTAGGGGGCGGCGAAGATGACTTCGTCACCAGGGTCGCAGATCGCCTGGAAGATGTTGTAGAGGACGTGCTTGCCGCCGCACGAGACGATCACCTGACCGGGCTTGTAGGTGAGCCCTTGGTCGCGCTGGAACTTCTCGACGATTGCCTGCTTGAGCTCCGGCGTGCCGGACGCCGGCGTGTACTTGGTGAACCCCGCGTCGAGCGCCTTCTTCGCGGCGTCCTTGATCGCGTCGGGCGTGTCGAAGTCCGGTTCGCCCGCGCCGAAGCCGACAACGTCCTCGCCGTCGGCGAGCATCTGCTTGTACTTCGCGTCGATGGCTAACGTTGCGGATGGCTCGACTCGTAGCGCCTTTCGGGACAGAGATAGCATCGTCGCGACCCTCCGAGCCACGGATGTGGAAACACGTGCCGCCGGGACGGCTGCGTCGGTGGGACGACGCGCCGGTAGTCAACTGGAACGATATCGTTCTGCGAGACGAAAAGTCAACGACGACGCGGGCAGCGTCACGTCGAACCGCCCTCGGCTCGGGCGATCTGGACCAGCCCTCGCTCGGCGCCCAGATTGCGGAAACCGAGCGCCAGCATGGCGCGCCCGAGGCGGCTGTCCGAACTGCACTCCAGGCGCACGATTCGTATTGCGTTTCGATTGCAGAGCTCGATGAAGTCCCGGACCGTAACGACGTGGATGTTCGGCGTGTCGTACCACTCGTAGGGCAGCGACGGCGACTTGGGCAGCTTGCCGCGGAAGAACAGTGAGGCGCGATGACGATGCCATGCGAAGTTGGGGAACCCGACGACCCCCGTCGGCGCGATGCGCAGTATCTGCTTCATCGTTCCCAGCGCGCTGTGAAGCTGTTGGATCGTCTGGTTCAGGAGCGCTACGTCGAACGCGTCCGTCGAGATGATGCCCAGGCTGGTGTCGGCGTCGAGCTGCAGAGCGCTCAGACCTTTGCGCATGCAGCGCACCACCTTGGCGAACTGATAATCCACACAGACACCCGTAACGCCCTTGGACCGCTGCAAGGCGAGCATCAGGCTGCCATCGCCGCTGCCCACGTCCAACACGTGGGCATCCGACGGGATCATGTCGCGGATGACCTCAAAGTCGCGGCGGTTCAGCGGTTCCTCTGAGGGCTCCGGCGCCGTGCCGTTCAGGAACGCGAAGACGCCCTCGGAGAGCTCCTCGCTCTCCAGCAGGAACGCGTCGTGACCATAGGGCGAGTCCATCTGGAAGTAACTGACCTGCTTGCGCTCAGCCAGGAGAGCCGACACGATCTCCAACTGCTGGGACGGCGGGAACAGCCAGTCCGACGTGATCGACACGACGAGGAACCGCGATTGCGTCTGCCTCAGCGCCGAACGCAGGTCGCCGTGTTCCGCCTCCAGGTCGTAGAGGTCCATCATCCGGCTGATATACAGGTACGAGTTGGCGTCGAATCGGCGTATGAACGCTTCGCCCTGATGATCCAGGTAGAACTCGACCTGAAAGCTCGTGCTGAACTTGCTCACGCCCTCCGTGGCTGGTCCCGGTTGGAGCTCCCGTCCGAACTTGCGCTCCATCGACATCGCCGACAGGTACGTCACATGACCGATCTTGCGCGCGCTCGAGAGCCCTTCGTGCGGCTGGGCATCGTCGTCGTAGTAGTGCCCACCCCGGAAGTTGGGGTCCGACTCGATCTCCTCCCGTCCGATGATGTCCCACGCAAGCGCTTGCGGCGTCAGGTTCGCCGACGACGCGATGCAAAGGCAGCGTCGGACGAACTCCGGGTAGGCGACCGCCCATTCCAGGGCTCGCATCCCGCCAAGGGAGCCTCCGGCAACGCCGTAGAGCTCCCGAATACCGAGCTGTTCGAGGAAGAGGCGTTCCACTCGGACCGTGTCGCGCACGCTGACGAGGGGGAAGTCCGTGCCGTACCGCCGACCCGTGACCGGGTTCACCGAGCTCGGACCCGTCGTGCCCTTGCATCCTCCGAGGATATTCGGGCAGATGATATAGAAGCGGTCGGTGTCGATGCCCTTCCCGGGCCCGATCAGCGTGTCCCACCATCCGGGGTGTCGGTCGTCCGGCGTGTGACGGAAGGCGGCGTGCGCGTCGCCCGTCAGCGCGTGGCAGATGAGGATCGCGTTGGACCGATCCTCGTTGAGGATTCCGTACGCCTCATAGGCGATGGTGATCTCATGGAGCCGTTCGCCGTTGACGAGCTCGAACCCGTCAGCAGGCAGTGACAGCGTCAGGAACTCGGTCTGGACGAGTGTGATATCCATCGCGCGCCAGGCGTCCGCGGAGCGCCATTCACGAGCTCCGCGGACGCGGGAGTAGCCGAGACTGGACTAGGCGTTGAACGCCTGGTCGAAGTCCGCCTGAATGTCTTCCACGTTCTCTAGACCGACCGACACGCGGACGAACTCGGGGCTGAGACCGCAGGCGCGCTGAGCTTCCTCGGACAACTGCGAGTGGCTCGTCGACGCAGGATGCAGCACGAGCGTCTTGGCGTCGCCGACGTTGGCGAGATGGCTCGCCATCTTCACCGAGTCGATGAACTTGCGCGCCGCCTCATACCCTCCGCGGATGCCGAACCCGAACACCGACCCGAACCCGCCCTTGAGGTAGCGCTTCGCCTGCGCGTGGTACGGATGCTCCTCCAAGCCGGTGTAGTTGACCCACGCGACCTTCGGGTGAGCCTTCAGCCAGTGGGCAAGCGCCAGGGCATTCGCGCTGTGCGCCTGGATGCGGAGCGGCAGCGTCTCCAGTCCCTGAAGAAACAGGAACGCGTTGAACGGGCTCGCGCACATGCCCATGTTCCGCATGCCCTGGACCCGCGCCTTGATGATGAACGCGACGTTCCCCATCCCCGGCACGTTCCCGAGAGCGTCCCAATACACGATGCCATGGTAGCTCGGAT
The Candidatus Poribacteria bacterium genome window above contains:
- a CDS encoding homoserine O-acetyltransferase, with translation MDITLVQTEFLTLSLPADGFELVNGERLHEITIAYEAYGILNEDRSNAILICHALTGDAHAAFRHTPDDRHPGWWDTLIGPGKGIDTDRFYIICPNILGGCKGTTGPSSVNPVTGRRYGTDFPLVSVRDTVRVERLFLEQLGIRELYGVAGGSLGGMRALEWAVAYPEFVRRCLCIASSANLTPQALAWDIIGREEIESDPNFRGGHYYDDDAQPHEGLSSARKIGHVTYLSAMSMERKFGRELQPGPATEGVSKFSTSFQVEFYLDHQGEAFIRRFDANSYLYISRMMDLYDLEAEHGDLRSALRQTQSRFLVVSITSDWLFPPSQQLEIVSALLAERKQVSYFQMDSPYGHDAFLLESEELSEGVFAFLNGTAPEPSEEPLNRRDFEVIRDMIPSDAHVLDVGSGDGSLMLALQRSKGVTGVCVDYQFAKVVRCMRKGLSALQLDADTSLGIISTDAFDVALLNQTIQQLHSALGTMKQILRIAPTGVVGFPNFAWHRHRASLFFRGKLPKSPSLPYEWYDTPNIHVVTVRDFIELCNRNAIRIVRLECSSDSRLGRAMLALGFRNLGAERGLVQIARAEGGST